A window of bacterium contains these coding sequences:
- a CDS encoding retroviral-like aspartic protease family protein, which yields MGKVIEKVKITNLLETMKSIEIDAVIDTGATMVVLPHNIVKELGLKKIREVKVKYANNSTESKSIYGVVTIEIKGRTGNFDVLAEAEGSPPLIGQVALKVLDLVVDPRTRILMPNPQSPEMPMVEIL from the coding sequence ATGGGGAAGGTAATCGAAAAGGTCAAAATTACGAATTTGCTTGAGACGATGAAGTCCATTGAGATCGATGCCGTCATTGATACTGGCGCCACGATGGTTGTGTTACCTCACAATATCGTGAAGGAACTTGGATTGAAGAAGATTCGGGAAGTAAAGGTCAAATATGCAAACAACAGCACAGAATCAAAATCAATATATGGTGTAGTAACTATAGAAATTAAAGGACGAACTGGTAACTTCGATGTGTTGGCAGAGGCGGAAGGCTCACCGCCTCTCATAGGACAAGTAGCTTTAAAGGTATTAGACCTGGTAGTTGACCCAAGGACAAGAATCCTCATGCCGAATCCCCAATCTCCGGAGATGCCAATGGTGGAGATATTATGA